In the Enterococcus saigonensis genome, one interval contains:
- a CDS encoding HesB/YadR/YfhF family protein, with amino-acid sequence MKITITPQAAKWFKTELSVDANMGVRFYGKVYGKTQVHEGFSVGMSVDTPENPIAKTTVEGILFFADEADEWFFKGYDLTVDLDEKLNEPKYLFTED; translated from the coding sequence ATGAAAATAACAATAACACCACAAGCTGCAAAATGGTTTAAAACAGAGTTATCCGTTGATGCGAACATGGGTGTCCGTTTCTACGGTAAAGTTTATGGTAAAACACAAGTTCATGAAGGTTTTTCAGTTGGAATGTCTGTTGATACACCAGAAAATCCGATAGCAAAAACAACGGTTGAAGGCATTTTATTTTTTGCAGACGAAGCTGATGAATGGTTTTTCAAAGGTTATGATTTAACAGTAGACTTGGATGAAAAATTAAATGAACCCAAGTATCTATTTACAGAAGACTAA
- a CDS encoding glycosyltransferase family 2 protein: MLLSVIVPCFNEEKSLPYFFSEMTKIEEVLPLEVEYILIDDGSTDKTLTLMKVMSAKSNGKIHYFSFSRNFGKEAAIYAGLQNAKGDYVTLMDADLQDPPQLLVQMYDLLVAHNLDSVATRRKNRAGEPKIRSFFAGLFYRLMNKIGETELVPGVRDFRLMTRQMVDAVLQITEYNRFSKGIFSWVGFKTEYIAYENVERVAGKTSWSFWQLLKYSIDGIVNFSDLPLNIASFVGALSCFGSGIALIFIVARALLFGDPTSGWPSMVSIFLFVGGLQLLCLGIIGKYIGKIFLETKKRPHYLIKESDEDK, encoded by the coding sequence ATGCTTTTGTCTGTTATTGTACCGTGTTTTAATGAAGAAAAAAGTTTACCTTACTTTTTTTCTGAAATGACAAAAATTGAAGAAGTGTTGCCATTAGAGGTGGAGTATATTTTAATTGATGATGGCTCTACTGATAAGACGTTAACGCTAATGAAAGTCATGTCAGCAAAAAGTAATGGTAAGATTCATTATTTTTCTTTTTCTCGTAATTTTGGCAAAGAAGCCGCGATTTATGCGGGGTTACAAAATGCCAAAGGAGACTATGTGACCCTAATGGATGCTGATTTGCAAGATCCGCCACAGTTATTGGTGCAGATGTATGACTTATTGGTAGCCCATAATTTAGATAGTGTAGCTACTAGAAGGAAAAATCGTGCAGGTGAACCAAAAATTCGAAGTTTTTTTGCAGGTCTATTTTATCGGTTGATGAATAAAATTGGGGAAACTGAACTTGTCCCTGGTGTCCGTGATTTTCGGCTTATGACAAGACAAATGGTAGATGCAGTTTTACAAATAACCGAATACAATCGTTTTTCTAAAGGAATTTTTAGTTGGGTTGGTTTTAAAACTGAGTATATTGCTTATGAAAATGTAGAACGTGTTGCTGGTAAAACGTCTTGGTCTTTTTGGCAACTATTAAAGTATTCTATTGATGGTATCGTGAATTTTTCTGATTTGCCGTTAAATATTGCTTCTTTTGTAGGGGCATTATCTTGTTTTGGATCAGGTATTGCTTTAATTTTTATTGTTGCACGTGCCTTGTTGTTTGGCGATCCTACCAGTGGTTGGCCTTCAATGGTTTCCATTTTTCTGTTTGTGGGGGGCTTACAACTGCTTTGTTTAGGAATTATCGGCAAATATATTGGCAAAATATTTTTGGAAACCAAAAAAAGACCCCATTATTTAATCAAGGAGTCAGATGAAGATAAATAG
- a CDS encoding sensor histidine kinase, protein MMAKISKGMIALYTGIAIFITLILVLFSYLHANNVKNWWLVSLQTRIFFLPLIFYILAISVGIGIVTYILISLFRKSSYGGVEEKLRLLVAGNYDSELLGEPISHSKENHYLTAIDQDISQIGQKLNELSTELQVLNSRPQLMDGQTKEEILEIERHRLARELHDSVSQQLFAAMMMLSALNEQAKKMELSTLQQKQLQMVSDIINASQSEMRALLLHLRPVNLEGKSLKQGIEQLLNELQSKIKIKLKWEAEEITLATTIEDQLFRIVQELLSNTLRHAKADELEVYLHKVGQNVLLRVVDDGVGFDTSEQNAGSYGLMNIKERVASVGGTCKIISFKGQGTSVEIKIPIV, encoded by the coding sequence ATGATGGCAAAAATTTCCAAAGGGATGATTGCATTATATACCGGAATTGCAATTTTTATTACCCTGATTTTAGTTTTGTTTTCTTATCTTCATGCCAACAATGTAAAAAATTGGTGGCTGGTTTCGTTGCAGACACGTATTTTCTTTTTGCCTTTAATATTTTATATTTTAGCAATTTCAGTTGGGATTGGTATTGTTACGTATATTTTGATTTCTTTGTTTCGCAAGAGTTCTTACGGTGGTGTTGAGGAAAAATTAAGGTTGTTAGTGGCAGGAAATTACGATTCCGAATTATTGGGTGAGCCAATTTCTCATTCTAAAGAAAATCATTATTTAACTGCAATTGATCAGGATATTTCCCAAATTGGTCAGAAGTTAAATGAATTATCAACCGAATTACAAGTATTAAATAGTCGGCCACAATTAATGGATGGACAAACAAAAGAAGAAATTTTAGAAATTGAGAGGCATCGTTTAGCCCGCGAACTGCATGACTCTGTTTCCCAGCAACTATTTGCAGCCATGATGATGCTATCAGCTTTAAATGAACAAGCTAAAAAAATGGAATTATCAACGCTACAACAAAAGCAGTTACAAATGGTATCTGATATTATTAACGCTTCACAGTCTGAAATGCGCGCACTATTGTTACACTTGCGTCCGGTTAACTTAGAAGGAAAAAGTTTGAAACAGGGCATTGAGCAACTTTTAAATGAATTGCAGTCCAAAATAAAAATCAAGTTAAAATGGGAAGCAGAAGAGATAACTTTAGCAACAACGATAGAAGATCAGCTTTTTCGGATTGTTCAAGAACTATTATCTAACACATTGCGCCATGCTAAAGCAGATGAATTGGAAGTTTATTTGCACAAAGTTGGGCAAAATGTTTTATTGCGAGTAGTAGATGATGGTGTGGGTTTTGATACAAGTGAGCAAAATGCTGGGAGTTATGGTTTAATGAATATTAAAGAGCGTGTTGCTAGTGTTGGTGGAACATGTAAAATTATTAGTTTTAAAGGACAGGGAACTAGTGTAGAAATAAAAATTCCAATTGTCTAG
- a CDS encoding DUF1189 domain-containing protein, with amino-acid sequence MLHLMKSSFFQFRQLQEAKNLAFGKVIGYIFILGAILTFPLAYKVSSVFHDVQGDSQKIAAKLPDFTIEENQLKPADANEKGFIYQTNSIIFTFDPEGKRTAKDITTDMVGNFLSIGLLKDSLVVAMPSTGASSALLGDNQIVIPYSEASLASLSGSHIRNYLQDTKVPWWMYLLAFFVSLYPSVINLLVTLLFATLGATLQTKMRRLKLSSFENFKIVVFAATLPVILTALIHFATMNFDATMFVLIATLFIYNQVIKTLPREEKK; translated from the coding sequence ATGTTACACTTAATGAAAAGTTCATTTTTTCAATTTCGTCAATTACAAGAAGCAAAAAATCTTGCATTTGGTAAAGTAATTGGCTATATATTCATCTTGGGTGCTATTCTTACATTTCCTCTGGCCTATAAAGTTAGCAGTGTTTTTCACGATGTTCAAGGCGATAGCCAAAAAATAGCTGCTAAGCTACCTGATTTCACAATTGAAGAGAATCAGTTAAAACCAGCAGATGCGAACGAAAAAGGTTTTATTTATCAAACAAATTCCATTATTTTCACGTTTGATCCCGAAGGAAAACGAACAGCCAAGGATATTACAACGGATATGGTGGGAAATTTTCTAAGCATTGGTCTTTTAAAGGATAGTCTAGTTGTAGCGATGCCAAGTACTGGTGCAAGTTCTGCTCTACTTGGTGACAATCAAATAGTTATTCCTTATTCTGAAGCGTCGCTGGCTTCTTTATCCGGCAGTCATATCCGAAATTATTTACAAGATACCAAAGTTCCTTGGTGGATGTACCTGCTTGCCTTTTTCGTTTCGCTTTACCCTAGTGTGATTAACTTACTCGTGACTCTATTATTTGCAACACTCGGTGCAACTTTGCAAACAAAGATGCGACGGCTAAAATTAAGCAGCTTTGAAAATTTTAAAATCGTGGTTTTTGCTGCTACATTACCCGTAATCTTAACGGCACTAATTCATTTTGCAACGATGAACTTTGATGCAACGATGTTTGTCTTGATCGCAACTTTATTCATCTATAATCAAGTTATAAAGACTCTTCCCCGCGAAGAAAAAAAATGA
- a CDS encoding phosphoglycerate dehydrogenase, whose amino-acid sequence MSKFILSSRPFKSEFIDKIKKIAPQYDFITEVATPIDWQQVEITIGWQKKWDKLLSPDSNLKWVQSISAGVDYLPLSDFKKQDILLTNAKGIHKKAITAHVLTTILMRLRGFNEAAVGQRNKKWQQNVSYGNLEEQKILIVGTGQISQELARTLNLLGNQPTGVNTSGHDAKNFTRTLAISELKNVAKQFDFIVNILPLTAETYHLYDTDFFNLLNPNTTFINVGRGASVDTDALIKALQEKIIAYAALDVFEEEPLASDSPLWALDNILITPHIAGMVPHFQQKFMTIFLKNLESFITTQTVIKNQVDLTKGY is encoded by the coding sequence ATGTCGAAATTCATTTTATCCAGTCGTCCTTTTAAATCGGAATTTATTGATAAAATAAAAAAAATAGCACCACAATATGATTTTATTACCGAAGTTGCTACACCTATAGACTGGCAACAAGTCGAAATTACCATCGGTTGGCAAAAAAAATGGGATAAACTATTGTCACCTGATTCCAACTTAAAATGGGTACAAAGTATTTCCGCTGGAGTTGATTATCTCCCACTCTCAGATTTCAAAAAACAAGATATTCTATTAACTAATGCAAAAGGTATTCATAAAAAAGCAATTACTGCACATGTTTTAACAACAATTTTAATGCGCCTTAGAGGTTTTAACGAAGCAGCAGTTGGTCAGCGCAATAAAAAGTGGCAGCAGAATGTTTCTTATGGAAACTTAGAAGAACAAAAGATTCTAATTGTTGGCACTGGCCAGATTAGTCAAGAACTGGCCCGTACTTTAAATTTACTTGGTAATCAGCCCACCGGAGTTAACACGTCTGGTCATGACGCTAAAAATTTCACGCGTACACTCGCTATTTCAGAACTGAAAAATGTCGCCAAACAATTTGATTTTATTGTAAATATTCTTCCACTCACTGCTGAAACGTATCATCTATATGATACCGATTTTTTTAATCTGCTCAATCCTAATACTACGTTCATTAATGTCGGTAGAGGTGCCAGTGTAGATACGGATGCTTTAATTAAAGCCTTACAAGAAAAAATAATTGCTTATGCAGCATTAGATGTCTTTGAAGAAGAGCCACTTGCTTCTGATAGCCCACTGTGGGCGCTCGACAATATTTTAATTACCCCGCATATCGCCGGCATGGTACCTCATTTTCAGCAAAAATTCATGACGATTTTTTTGAAAAATCTTGAGTCGTTTATTACAACACAAACGGTAATAAAAAACCAAGTTGATTTGACAAAAGGTTACTAA
- a CDS encoding response regulator transcription factor, whose translation MIKVLLVDDHEMVRLGVSSYLSIQEDIEVVDEAENGQIGYEKALALKPDVILMDLVMDVMDGIESTKAILKTWPEAKILIVTSFIDDEKVYPAIEAGASGYLLKTSTAHEIADAIRATYRGERILEPEVTSKMMNRLTNKTAILHEDLTNREREILLLIAQGKSNQEIADELFITLKTVKTHVSNILSKLEVEDRTQAAIYAFKHGLAK comes from the coding sequence GTGATTAAAGTTTTACTTGTAGATGATCACGAGATGGTCCGTTTAGGCGTGTCTTCGTATTTATCCATTCAAGAGGATATAGAAGTTGTGGATGAAGCGGAAAATGGTCAAATTGGTTATGAAAAGGCGTTGGCTTTGAAACCAGATGTAATTTTAATGGACCTAGTAATGGATGTTATGGATGGTATTGAATCAACCAAAGCGATTTTAAAAACTTGGCCGGAAGCTAAAATCTTAATTGTAACCAGTTTTATTGATGATGAAAAAGTTTATCCTGCAATTGAAGCCGGTGCTTCAGGCTATTTATTAAAAACTTCTACTGCTCATGAAATAGCGGATGCAATCCGCGCGACATATCGTGGTGAACGAATATTAGAACCAGAAGTTACGAGTAAGATGATGAATCGTTTAACAAATAAAACTGCAATTTTACATGAAGATTTAACGAATCGGGAAAGAGAAATTTTATTATTGATTGCACAAGGCAAAAGTAATCAAGAGATAGCCGATGAACTGTTTATTACTTTAAAAACTGTTAAAACCCATGTCTCAAATATTTTATCGAAATTAGAAGTTGAAGACCGTACACAAGCGGCGATTTATGCTTTTAAACATGGACTAGCCAAATAA
- a CDS encoding GtrA family protein yields MNYYFKFKSELEKRHLWEVSIYLFFGGLTTLINIIIYFIFREWIKTNYIIANIIANIIAILFAFITNKVWVFHSKSENVKELIIEFSKFVLYRLLSFGLDMIFMMICIDIIQTGDLFAKLFTQVLVVIANYIFSKLFIFKPKGKEV; encoded by the coding sequence GTGAATTACTATTTTAAATTTAAAAGTGAATTGGAAAAAAGACATTTGTGGGAAGTTTCTATCTATTTGTTTTTTGGAGGACTAACAACGTTAATAAATATAATCATTTATTTTATCTTTAGAGAGTGGATAAAAACAAATTATATAATTGCAAATATAATTGCAAATATAATTGCAATTTTATTTGCGTTTATAACTAATAAAGTTTGGGTATTTCATTCAAAATCAGAAAACGTTAAAGAATTAATTATAGAGTTTAGCAAATTTGTACTTTATAGGTTATTATCTTTCGGGCTAGATATGATTTTTATGATGATTTGCATTGATATCATACAAACAGGTGATTTGTTTGCAAAATTATTCACCCAAGTCTTAGTCGTCATTGCTAACTACATTTTTAGTAAATTATTTATTTTTAAGCCAAAGGGTAAGGAAGTTTGA
- a CDS encoding superoxide dismutase has translation MAYTLPELPYAYDALEPYIDVETMHLHHDKHHNTYVTNLNAALEKYPELAEKSVEELITYMDEIPADIRTAVQNNGGGHANHTFFWEIMAPNAGGTPTGALKDAIDETFGSFEDFKNEFKTAATSRFGSGWAWLVVDNGKLAIMSTANQDSPLMEGKTPIIGLDVWEHAYYLKYKNVRPDYIAAFWEVVNWDKANELFEKAK, from the coding sequence ATGGCTTATACTTTACCAGAATTACCTTACGCATATGATGCATTGGAACCTTATATTGATGTGGAAACAATGCACTTACACCATGATAAACATCACAACACTTATGTGACAAATTTAAATGCAGCTTTAGAGAAATATCCTGAATTGGCCGAAAAAAGTGTCGAAGAATTAATTACTTATATGGATGAAATTCCGGCTGATATTCGTACTGCTGTTCAAAACAATGGTGGTGGACATGCTAACCACACATTCTTCTGGGAAATTATGGCACCCAATGCTGGTGGTACACCAACTGGCGCTCTAAAAGATGCCATTGACGAAACATTTGGTTCTTTTGAAGATTTTAAAAATGAATTTAAGACAGCTGCAACAAGTCGTTTTGGATCTGGTTGGGCTTGGTTAGTAGTAGATAATGGTAAATTAGCGATTATGTCAACGGCCAATCAAGATTCACCATTAATGGAAGGTAAAACACCAATTATCGGTTTAGATGTGTGGGAACATGCTTATTACTTAAAATATAAAAATGTACGGCCAGATTATATTGCAGCTTTTTGGGAAGTTGTAAATTGGGATAAAGCCAATGAACTTTTTGAAAAGGCGAAGTAA
- the liaF gene encoding cell wall-active antibiotics response protein LiaF, translating to MKNPWRFFLVVEALLLLYALWQIFNSPPLFMLLIFGTLCLYFASRAQRRGQRTNFRLVVGCLAVFISLLNNPAVWLMLVFGVLFIGLKGVELTGIDPTKNAFWKKKQIIIVETEAPGLHPTKKERQNLFGNERIGNQVFEWDDININMISGDTIIDLGNTILPKKDNIIMVRKGFGRTRILVPVGIGIALEHSGFIGNMAFIGEQTPLRSEKITVYSEDYDTSERRIKILSSTLMGDVEVIRV from the coding sequence TTGAAAAACCCCTGGCGTTTTTTTCTTGTTGTAGAGGCATTGCTGCTTCTTTATGCTCTTTGGCAGATTTTCAATAGTCCACCACTTTTTATGTTGCTTATTTTTGGTACCCTTTGTTTGTACTTTGCCAGTCGAGCCCAAAGACGAGGACAAAGAACAAATTTTCGTCTCGTTGTGGGGTGTTTAGCTGTATTTATCAGTTTGTTAAATAATCCTGCCGTTTGGTTAATGTTGGTTTTTGGCGTTTTGTTTATTGGCTTAAAAGGTGTAGAGTTAACGGGAATAGACCCGACTAAAAATGCTTTTTGGAAGAAAAAACAGATAATTATAGTAGAGACTGAGGCACCTGGGTTACATCCGACAAAAAAAGAACGACAAAATCTATTTGGTAATGAAAGAATAGGTAATCAGGTTTTCGAGTGGGATGATATTAATATTAATATGATTTCTGGGGATACAATTATTGATTTGGGAAATACGATTCTACCAAAGAAAGATAACATTATTATGGTGCGAAAAGGCTTTGGCAGAACGCGAATTTTAGTACCTGTGGGGATCGGGATTGCCTTAGAACACAGTGGCTTTATCGGAAATATGGCCTTTATCGGTGAACAAACACCACTACGCAGCGAAAAAATTACGGTGTATAGCGAAGACTACGATACGAGCGAGCGTCGCATCAAAATCTTATCAAGTACTTTGATGGGTGATGTTGAGGTGATTCGGGTATGA
- a CDS encoding potassium channel family protein — protein MKQNYAIIGLGRFGGSICRTLIESGQEVLAIDSSEDRVNEYMNIATHAVVGNAQDEMTLRSLGIRNFDHVIVAIGEDIQASILVTLMVKEMGVPNVLAKAQNEYHARVLEKIGADRVVHPERDMGVRIAHNLVSKNILDYVELSDDYSLAEIRVTNPKFYDKTLANLNFRQNFGLTVVGIRRVNGKVVVSPTADEIVLKNDNLLVIGKTDDVDILDEKMND, from the coding sequence ATGAAACAAAATTATGCCATTATTGGTTTAGGGCGTTTTGGCGGCAGTATTTGCCGAACTTTAATTGAATCGGGTCAAGAGGTATTAGCGATTGATAGTAGTGAAGATCGCGTAAATGAATATATGAATATCGCTACTCACGCAGTTGTGGGAAATGCGCAAGATGAAATGACATTACGTTCTTTAGGGATTCGCAATTTTGATCATGTAATTGTTGCAATTGGAGAAGACATTCAAGCAAGCATTTTAGTTACATTAATGGTAAAAGAAATGGGCGTTCCCAATGTTTTGGCTAAGGCGCAAAATGAATATCACGCCCGCGTATTAGAAAAAATTGGTGCTGATCGCGTTGTGCATCCAGAAAGAGATATGGGAGTAAGAATAGCTCATAATCTCGTTTCTAAAAATATTTTAGATTATGTTGAATTATCAGACGATTATTCATTAGCAGAAATACGCGTGACCAATCCGAAATTTTATGATAAGACGTTAGCCAATTTGAATTTCCGCCAAAATTTTGGTTTAACCGTAGTTGGTATTCGTCGCGTCAATGGTAAAGTTGTTGTTTCACCGACCGCAGATGAAATCGTTTTAAAAAACGATAATCTCTTGGTGATTGGAAAAACAGATGATGTAGATATTTTAGATGAAAAAATGAATGATTAG